A single region of the Micropterus dolomieu isolate WLL.071019.BEF.003 ecotype Adirondacks linkage group LG18, ASM2129224v1, whole genome shotgun sequence genome encodes:
- the LOC123986762 gene encoding AMP deaminase 2-like isoform X1 yields the protein MPSSVAVFPCFGYRKLVPWFLRQPSRMTPSGSRGSLGLPLSSSLCSMHADLAGRRSQLRRGASPGPVWVLPPRFPTVRQHSSTTAGAPLSLCWPPRSSDALCSSSNRSTGGKMSSSSSSSNDGQGKPKPKSPFRKRGSLQSTTSPDLCSASGPKPLKPQRSLPGTPVSLTHHPIDLRTSMEEKYKEIAEELFTRSMAESEMRSAPYEFPEDSPIEQLEERRHRLERQISQDIKLEPEILLRAKQDFMKIDSATDLEIMKEKSVDFFDGAFKERALPMEREYQRVSISGEEKCGVPFTDLVDAAKCVVKALFIREKYINRSMQSFCKTTAHALQELGMKPLDLRVYDDIPETPVDADAPVHPPVSETHPYDNQDPKNMPADTGYGCQMVDGVVHVYTKNNNMDKGSELDLPYPDLKEYIADMNVMMALIINGPVKSFCYRRLQYLSSKFQMHILLNEMKELAAQKKVPHRDFYNIRKVDTHIHASSCMNQKHLLRFIKRAMKKYPGEIVHIERGRGQTLKDVFESMNLTAFDLSVDTLDMHADRNTFHRFDKFNAKYNPIGESILREIFIKTDNYIEGKYFAHIIKEVMFDLEESKYQNSELRLSIYGRSRDEWDKLAQWAVKHRVYSDNVRWLIQVPRLFDVYHTKKQLANFQEMLENIFMPLFEATINPRSHPELHLFLEHVVGFDSVDDESKPEHHIFNLDSPLPANWTEENNPPYSYYLYYTYANMTVLNHLRRRRGFHSFVLRPHCGEAGPIHHLVSGFMLSENISHGLLLRKAPVLQYLYYLAQIGIAMSPLSNNSLFLSYHRNPLPEYLSRGLMVSLSTDDPLQFHFTKEPLMEEYSIATQVWKLSSCDMCELARNSVLMSGFSHKAKSYWLGPNYSKEGPVSNDIRRTNVPDIRVAYRSETLSEELQLITHAVRTEELDIIDEEDSLSMAPLPGQR from the exons ATGCCCTCCTCTGTGGCCGTTTTTCCCTGCTTTGGCTACAGGAAGCTCGTTCCTTGGTTTCTAAGGCAACCAAGTAGGATGACCCCCAGTGGGAGCCGGGGAAGCCTTGGGCTGCCTTTGAGCTCGTCGCTGTGCAGCATGCATGCTGACTTGGCTGGGAGGAGGAGCCAACTCCGCAGAGGAGCTTCTCCCGGCCCAGTGTGGGTTCTGCCGCCCCGCTTCCCCACCGTGAGACAGCACTCCAGCACTACAGCTGgtgctcctctctccctctgctggcCACCGCGAAGCTCTGACGCACTCTGCTCCAGTAGTAACAGGAGCACAGGCGGCAAGAtgtcatcctcttcctcctccagcaACGATGGACAAGGGAAGCCTAAACCTAAATCCCCGTTTCGCAAGAGGGGCAGCCTGCAGAGCACCACCAGCCCTG ACCTGTGCAGTGCATCAGGGCCCAAACCCCTCAAACCCCAGAGATCCCTTCCAGGGACGCCTGTTTCTCTCACACACCATCCAATTGACCTGCGAACATCTATGGAGGAAAAGTACAAAGAGATTGCTGAG GAGCTGTTCACACGCAGCATGGCTGAGAGCGAGATGCGAAGCGCTCCTTATGAGTTCCCGGAGGACAGCCCCATTGAACAGCTGGAAGAGCGACGGCACCGCCTAGAGAGGCAAATCAGCCAAGACATTAA GCTTGAGCCAGAGATCTTGCTCCGCGCCAAACAGGACTTCATGAAAATCGACAGTGCGACAGACCTAGA GATAATGAAGGAGAAGAGTGTGGACTTCTTTGATGGTGCCTTTAAGGAGAGGGCATTGCCAATGGAGAGAGAGTACCAGCGGGTCTCAATATCTGGAGAGGAAAAGTGTGGG GTGCCCTTCACCGACCTGGTAGATGCTGCGAAGTGTGTGGTGAAGGCATTATTCATTCGGGAGAAGTATATAAATCGATCTATGCAGAGTTTTTGTAAGACCACAGCTCACGCCCTGCAGGAGCTTGGGATGAAGCCGCTGGATCTGAGAGTCTATGATGATATACCAGAGACCCCTGTAGATGCTG ATGCCCCTGTCCACCCACCTGTTTCAGAGACACACCCCTATGACAATCAAGACCCCAAAAATATGCCGGCAGACACGGGATATGGTTGCCAGATGGTGGATGGAGTGGTCCATGTCTACACCAAGAACAACAACATGGACAA AGGTTCAGAACTGGACCTGCCCTACCCTGACCTGAAGGAGTATATTGCAGACATGAACGTTATGATGGCGCTCATTATCAATGGGCCAGT GAAGTCTTTCTGCTACCGCCGCCTACAATACCTGAGCTCTAAATTCCAGATGCACATCCTCCTGAATGAGATGAAGGAGTTGGCAGCTCAGAAGAAAGTTCCACACAGAGACTTCTACAACATACGAAAG gtggacacacacatacatgcatcaTCCTGCATGAATCAGAAGCACCTGCTGCGATTCATCAAGAGAGCCATGAAGAAATACCCTGGGGAGATCGTTCACATTGAACGCGGCCGCGGTCAGACCCTCAAAGATGTGTTTGAGAGCATGAACCTCACAGCCTTTGACCTGAGCGTAGACACCCTCGACATGCATGCG gaCCGTAACACGTTCCATCGGTTTGACAAATTCAACGCCAAATACAACCCCATTGGAGAATCCATCCTCAGAGAGATCTTCATCAAGACCGACAACTACATTGAAGGAAAATACTTTGCACACATAATCAAG GAGGTGATGTTTGATCTGGAGGAAAGTAAGTACCAGAACTCTGAGCTGCGTCTGTCAATCTATGGTCGCTCACGAGACGAATGGGATAAGCTGGCTCAGTGGGCCGTGAAACATCGAGTGTACTCTGATAATGTGCGCTGGCTTATCCAGGTGCCCCGTCTTTT CGATGTGTACCACACAAAGAAGCAGCTGGCTAATTTCCAGGAGATGTTGGAGAATATCTTCATGCCTCTGTTTGAGGCCACAATCAACCCCCGCAGTCATCCAGAACTGCACCTCTTCCTGGAGCAT GTGGTGGGCTTCGACAGCGTGGACGATGAATCTAAACCTGAGCACCACATTTTCAATCTCGACAGCCCGCTGCCAGCCAACtggacagaagaaaacaacCCACCCTACTCCTACTACCTCTACTACACCTATGCCAACATGACTGTGCTCAACCACCTGCGAAG GCGGCGAGGCTTTCATTCGTTTGTGCTGCGACCTCACTGTGGGGAGGCTGGGCCGATCCACCACCTGGTGTCAGGTTTCATGTTATCAGAGAACATCTCCCATGGGCTGCTGCTCAGAAAG GCCCCGGTGTTGCAGTATCTTTACTACCTGGCTCAAATTGGCATCGCCATGTCACCACTAAGTAACAACAGCCTGTTCCTCAGTTACCATCGCAACCCGCTGCCGGAGTACCTGTCCAGAGGCCTCATGGTCTCCCTGTCCACTGATGATCCTCTTCAGTTCCACTTCACCAAG GAGCCTCTGATGGAGGAGTACAGCATTGCTACTCAGGTGTGGAAGCTAAGTTCCTGTGACATGTGTGAGCTGGCAAGAAACAGTGTCCTCATGAGTGGGTTTTCACACAAG GCCAAAAGCTATTGGCTGGGTCCCAATTATTCCAAGGAGGGTCCCGTGAGTAATGACATCCGTCGTACCAACGTCCCTGATATCCGCGTGGCATACCGCAGCGAGACGCTCTCTGAGGAGCTTCAACTCATCACTCATGCTGTGCGCACTGAAGAGCTGGACATTATCGATGAGGAGGACTCTCTGTCCATGGCCCCACTCCCGGGACAGCGCTGA
- the LOC123986762 gene encoding AMP deaminase 2-like isoform X3, with translation MTPSGSRGSLGLPLSSSLCSMHADLAGRRSQLRRGASPGPVWVLPPRFPTVRQHSSTTAGAPLSLCWPPRSSDALCSSSNRSTGGKMSSSSSSSNDGQGKPKPKSPFRKRGSLQSTTSPDLCSASGPKPLKPQRSLPGTPVSLTHHPIDLRTSMEEKYKEIAEELFTRSMAESEMRSAPYEFPEDSPIEQLEERRHRLERQISQDIKIMKEKSVDFFDGAFKERALPMEREYQRVSISGEEKCGVPFTDLVDAAKCVVKALFIREKYINRSMQSFCKTTAHALQELGMKPLDLRVYDDIPETPVDADAPVHPPVSETHPYDNQDPKNMPADTGYGCQMVDGVVHVYTKNNNMDKGSELDLPYPDLKEYIADMNVMMALIINGPVKSFCYRRLQYLSSKFQMHILLNEMKELAAQKKVPHRDFYNIRKVDTHIHASSCMNQKHLLRFIKRAMKKYPGEIVHIERGRGQTLKDVFESMNLTAFDLSVDTLDMHADRNTFHRFDKFNAKYNPIGESILREIFIKTDNYIEGKYFAHIIKEVMFDLEESKYQNSELRLSIYGRSRDEWDKLAQWAVKHRVYSDNVRWLIQVPRLFDVYHTKKQLANFQEMLENIFMPLFEATINPRSHPELHLFLEHVVGFDSVDDESKPEHHIFNLDSPLPANWTEENNPPYSYYLYYTYANMTVLNHLRRRRGFHSFVLRPHCGEAGPIHHLVSGFMLSENISHGLLLRKAPVLQYLYYLAQIGIAMSPLSNNSLFLSYHRNPLPEYLSRGLMVSLSTDDPLQFHFTKEPLMEEYSIATQVWKLSSCDMCELARNSVLMSGFSHKAKSYWLGPNYSKEGPVSNDIRRTNVPDIRVAYRSETLSEELQLITHAVRTEELDIIDEEDSLSMAPLPGQR, from the exons ATGACCCCCAGTGGGAGCCGGGGAAGCCTTGGGCTGCCTTTGAGCTCGTCGCTGTGCAGCATGCATGCTGACTTGGCTGGGAGGAGGAGCCAACTCCGCAGAGGAGCTTCTCCCGGCCCAGTGTGGGTTCTGCCGCCCCGCTTCCCCACCGTGAGACAGCACTCCAGCACTACAGCTGgtgctcctctctccctctgctggcCACCGCGAAGCTCTGACGCACTCTGCTCCAGTAGTAACAGGAGCACAGGCGGCAAGAtgtcatcctcttcctcctccagcaACGATGGACAAGGGAAGCCTAAACCTAAATCCCCGTTTCGCAAGAGGGGCAGCCTGCAGAGCACCACCAGCCCTG ACCTGTGCAGTGCATCAGGGCCCAAACCCCTCAAACCCCAGAGATCCCTTCCAGGGACGCCTGTTTCTCTCACACACCATCCAATTGACCTGCGAACATCTATGGAGGAAAAGTACAAAGAGATTGCTGAG GAGCTGTTCACACGCAGCATGGCTGAGAGCGAGATGCGAAGCGCTCCTTATGAGTTCCCGGAGGACAGCCCCATTGAACAGCTGGAAGAGCGACGGCACCGCCTAGAGAGGCAAATCAGCCAAGACATTAA GATAATGAAGGAGAAGAGTGTGGACTTCTTTGATGGTGCCTTTAAGGAGAGGGCATTGCCAATGGAGAGAGAGTACCAGCGGGTCTCAATATCTGGAGAGGAAAAGTGTGGG GTGCCCTTCACCGACCTGGTAGATGCTGCGAAGTGTGTGGTGAAGGCATTATTCATTCGGGAGAAGTATATAAATCGATCTATGCAGAGTTTTTGTAAGACCACAGCTCACGCCCTGCAGGAGCTTGGGATGAAGCCGCTGGATCTGAGAGTCTATGATGATATACCAGAGACCCCTGTAGATGCTG ATGCCCCTGTCCACCCACCTGTTTCAGAGACACACCCCTATGACAATCAAGACCCCAAAAATATGCCGGCAGACACGGGATATGGTTGCCAGATGGTGGATGGAGTGGTCCATGTCTACACCAAGAACAACAACATGGACAA AGGTTCAGAACTGGACCTGCCCTACCCTGACCTGAAGGAGTATATTGCAGACATGAACGTTATGATGGCGCTCATTATCAATGGGCCAGT GAAGTCTTTCTGCTACCGCCGCCTACAATACCTGAGCTCTAAATTCCAGATGCACATCCTCCTGAATGAGATGAAGGAGTTGGCAGCTCAGAAGAAAGTTCCACACAGAGACTTCTACAACATACGAAAG gtggacacacacatacatgcatcaTCCTGCATGAATCAGAAGCACCTGCTGCGATTCATCAAGAGAGCCATGAAGAAATACCCTGGGGAGATCGTTCACATTGAACGCGGCCGCGGTCAGACCCTCAAAGATGTGTTTGAGAGCATGAACCTCACAGCCTTTGACCTGAGCGTAGACACCCTCGACATGCATGCG gaCCGTAACACGTTCCATCGGTTTGACAAATTCAACGCCAAATACAACCCCATTGGAGAATCCATCCTCAGAGAGATCTTCATCAAGACCGACAACTACATTGAAGGAAAATACTTTGCACACATAATCAAG GAGGTGATGTTTGATCTGGAGGAAAGTAAGTACCAGAACTCTGAGCTGCGTCTGTCAATCTATGGTCGCTCACGAGACGAATGGGATAAGCTGGCTCAGTGGGCCGTGAAACATCGAGTGTACTCTGATAATGTGCGCTGGCTTATCCAGGTGCCCCGTCTTTT CGATGTGTACCACACAAAGAAGCAGCTGGCTAATTTCCAGGAGATGTTGGAGAATATCTTCATGCCTCTGTTTGAGGCCACAATCAACCCCCGCAGTCATCCAGAACTGCACCTCTTCCTGGAGCAT GTGGTGGGCTTCGACAGCGTGGACGATGAATCTAAACCTGAGCACCACATTTTCAATCTCGACAGCCCGCTGCCAGCCAACtggacagaagaaaacaacCCACCCTACTCCTACTACCTCTACTACACCTATGCCAACATGACTGTGCTCAACCACCTGCGAAG GCGGCGAGGCTTTCATTCGTTTGTGCTGCGACCTCACTGTGGGGAGGCTGGGCCGATCCACCACCTGGTGTCAGGTTTCATGTTATCAGAGAACATCTCCCATGGGCTGCTGCTCAGAAAG GCCCCGGTGTTGCAGTATCTTTACTACCTGGCTCAAATTGGCATCGCCATGTCACCACTAAGTAACAACAGCCTGTTCCTCAGTTACCATCGCAACCCGCTGCCGGAGTACCTGTCCAGAGGCCTCATGGTCTCCCTGTCCACTGATGATCCTCTTCAGTTCCACTTCACCAAG GAGCCTCTGATGGAGGAGTACAGCATTGCTACTCAGGTGTGGAAGCTAAGTTCCTGTGACATGTGTGAGCTGGCAAGAAACAGTGTCCTCATGAGTGGGTTTTCACACAAG GCCAAAAGCTATTGGCTGGGTCCCAATTATTCCAAGGAGGGTCCCGTGAGTAATGACATCCGTCGTACCAACGTCCCTGATATCCGCGTGGCATACCGCAGCGAGACGCTCTCTGAGGAGCTTCAACTCATCACTCATGCTGTGCGCACTGAAGAGCTGGACATTATCGATGAGGAGGACTCTCTGTCCATGGCCCCACTCCCGGGACAGCGCTGA
- the LOC123986762 gene encoding AMP deaminase 2-like isoform X5, whose translation MSGDLCSASGPKPLKPQRSLPGTPVSLTHHPIDLRTSMEEKYKEIAEELFTRSMAESEMRSAPYEFPEDSPIEQLEERRHRLERQISQDIKLEPEILLRAKQDFMKIDSATDLEIMKEKSVDFFDGAFKERALPMEREYQRVSISGEEKCGVPFTDLVDAAKCVVKALFIREKYINRSMQSFCKTTAHALQELGMKPLDLRVYDDIPETPVDADAPVHPPVSETHPYDNQDPKNMPADTGYGCQMVDGVVHVYTKNNNMDKGSELDLPYPDLKEYIADMNVMMALIINGPVKSFCYRRLQYLSSKFQMHILLNEMKELAAQKKVPHRDFYNIRKVDTHIHASSCMNQKHLLRFIKRAMKKYPGEIVHIERGRGQTLKDVFESMNLTAFDLSVDTLDMHADRNTFHRFDKFNAKYNPIGESILREIFIKTDNYIEGKYFAHIIKEVMFDLEESKYQNSELRLSIYGRSRDEWDKLAQWAVKHRVYSDNVRWLIQVPRLFDVYHTKKQLANFQEMLENIFMPLFEATINPRSHPELHLFLEHVVGFDSVDDESKPEHHIFNLDSPLPANWTEENNPPYSYYLYYTYANMTVLNHLRRRRGFHSFVLRPHCGEAGPIHHLVSGFMLSENISHGLLLRKAPVLQYLYYLAQIGIAMSPLSNNSLFLSYHRNPLPEYLSRGLMVSLSTDDPLQFHFTKEPLMEEYSIATQVWKLSSCDMCELARNSVLMSGFSHKAKSYWLGPNYSKEGPVSNDIRRTNVPDIRVAYRSETLSEELQLITHAVRTEELDIIDEEDSLSMAPLPGQR comes from the exons ATGTCAGGTG ACCTGTGCAGTGCATCAGGGCCCAAACCCCTCAAACCCCAGAGATCCCTTCCAGGGACGCCTGTTTCTCTCACACACCATCCAATTGACCTGCGAACATCTATGGAGGAAAAGTACAAAGAGATTGCTGAG GAGCTGTTCACACGCAGCATGGCTGAGAGCGAGATGCGAAGCGCTCCTTATGAGTTCCCGGAGGACAGCCCCATTGAACAGCTGGAAGAGCGACGGCACCGCCTAGAGAGGCAAATCAGCCAAGACATTAA GCTTGAGCCAGAGATCTTGCTCCGCGCCAAACAGGACTTCATGAAAATCGACAGTGCGACAGACCTAGA GATAATGAAGGAGAAGAGTGTGGACTTCTTTGATGGTGCCTTTAAGGAGAGGGCATTGCCAATGGAGAGAGAGTACCAGCGGGTCTCAATATCTGGAGAGGAAAAGTGTGGG GTGCCCTTCACCGACCTGGTAGATGCTGCGAAGTGTGTGGTGAAGGCATTATTCATTCGGGAGAAGTATATAAATCGATCTATGCAGAGTTTTTGTAAGACCACAGCTCACGCCCTGCAGGAGCTTGGGATGAAGCCGCTGGATCTGAGAGTCTATGATGATATACCAGAGACCCCTGTAGATGCTG ATGCCCCTGTCCACCCACCTGTTTCAGAGACACACCCCTATGACAATCAAGACCCCAAAAATATGCCGGCAGACACGGGATATGGTTGCCAGATGGTGGATGGAGTGGTCCATGTCTACACCAAGAACAACAACATGGACAA AGGTTCAGAACTGGACCTGCCCTACCCTGACCTGAAGGAGTATATTGCAGACATGAACGTTATGATGGCGCTCATTATCAATGGGCCAGT GAAGTCTTTCTGCTACCGCCGCCTACAATACCTGAGCTCTAAATTCCAGATGCACATCCTCCTGAATGAGATGAAGGAGTTGGCAGCTCAGAAGAAAGTTCCACACAGAGACTTCTACAACATACGAAAG gtggacacacacatacatgcatcaTCCTGCATGAATCAGAAGCACCTGCTGCGATTCATCAAGAGAGCCATGAAGAAATACCCTGGGGAGATCGTTCACATTGAACGCGGCCGCGGTCAGACCCTCAAAGATGTGTTTGAGAGCATGAACCTCACAGCCTTTGACCTGAGCGTAGACACCCTCGACATGCATGCG gaCCGTAACACGTTCCATCGGTTTGACAAATTCAACGCCAAATACAACCCCATTGGAGAATCCATCCTCAGAGAGATCTTCATCAAGACCGACAACTACATTGAAGGAAAATACTTTGCACACATAATCAAG GAGGTGATGTTTGATCTGGAGGAAAGTAAGTACCAGAACTCTGAGCTGCGTCTGTCAATCTATGGTCGCTCACGAGACGAATGGGATAAGCTGGCTCAGTGGGCCGTGAAACATCGAGTGTACTCTGATAATGTGCGCTGGCTTATCCAGGTGCCCCGTCTTTT CGATGTGTACCACACAAAGAAGCAGCTGGCTAATTTCCAGGAGATGTTGGAGAATATCTTCATGCCTCTGTTTGAGGCCACAATCAACCCCCGCAGTCATCCAGAACTGCACCTCTTCCTGGAGCAT GTGGTGGGCTTCGACAGCGTGGACGATGAATCTAAACCTGAGCACCACATTTTCAATCTCGACAGCCCGCTGCCAGCCAACtggacagaagaaaacaacCCACCCTACTCCTACTACCTCTACTACACCTATGCCAACATGACTGTGCTCAACCACCTGCGAAG GCGGCGAGGCTTTCATTCGTTTGTGCTGCGACCTCACTGTGGGGAGGCTGGGCCGATCCACCACCTGGTGTCAGGTTTCATGTTATCAGAGAACATCTCCCATGGGCTGCTGCTCAGAAAG GCCCCGGTGTTGCAGTATCTTTACTACCTGGCTCAAATTGGCATCGCCATGTCACCACTAAGTAACAACAGCCTGTTCCTCAGTTACCATCGCAACCCGCTGCCGGAGTACCTGTCCAGAGGCCTCATGGTCTCCCTGTCCACTGATGATCCTCTTCAGTTCCACTTCACCAAG GAGCCTCTGATGGAGGAGTACAGCATTGCTACTCAGGTGTGGAAGCTAAGTTCCTGTGACATGTGTGAGCTGGCAAGAAACAGTGTCCTCATGAGTGGGTTTTCACACAAG GCCAAAAGCTATTGGCTGGGTCCCAATTATTCCAAGGAGGGTCCCGTGAGTAATGACATCCGTCGTACCAACGTCCCTGATATCCGCGTGGCATACCGCAGCGAGACGCTCTCTGAGGAGCTTCAACTCATCACTCATGCTGTGCGCACTGAAGAGCTGGACATTATCGATGAGGAGGACTCTCTGTCCATGGCCCCACTCCCGGGACAGCGCTGA
- the LOC123986762 gene encoding AMP deaminase 2-like isoform X4, producing MLLCVFAGDFLSCIKLQSTSASSWSSTMSGDLCSASGPKPLKPQRSLPGTPVSLTHHPIDLRTSMEEKYKEIAEELFTRSMAESEMRSAPYEFPEDSPIEQLEERRHRLERQISQDIKLEPEILLRAKQDFMKIDSATDLEIMKEKSVDFFDGAFKERALPMEREYQRVSISGEEKCGVPFTDLVDAAKCVVKALFIREKYINRSMQSFCKTTAHALQELGMKPLDLRVYDDIPETPVDADAPVHPPVSETHPYDNQDPKNMPADTGYGCQMVDGVVHVYTKNNNMDKGSELDLPYPDLKEYIADMNVMMALIINGPVKSFCYRRLQYLSSKFQMHILLNEMKELAAQKKVPHRDFYNIRKVDTHIHASSCMNQKHLLRFIKRAMKKYPGEIVHIERGRGQTLKDVFESMNLTAFDLSVDTLDMHADRNTFHRFDKFNAKYNPIGESILREIFIKTDNYIEGKYFAHIIKEVMFDLEESKYQNSELRLSIYGRSRDEWDKLAQWAVKHRVYSDNVRWLIQVPRLFDVYHTKKQLANFQEMLENIFMPLFEATINPRSHPELHLFLEHVVGFDSVDDESKPEHHIFNLDSPLPANWTEENNPPYSYYLYYTYANMTVLNHLRRRRGFHSFVLRPHCGEAGPIHHLVSGFMLSENISHGLLLRKAPVLQYLYYLAQIGIAMSPLSNNSLFLSYHRNPLPEYLSRGLMVSLSTDDPLQFHFTKEPLMEEYSIATQVWKLSSCDMCELARNSVLMSGFSHKAKSYWLGPNYSKEGPVSNDIRRTNVPDIRVAYRSETLSEELQLITHAVRTEELDIIDEEDSLSMAPLPGQR from the exons ATGTTGCTATGTGTTTTTGCAGGAGATTTCCTGTCTTGTATCAAGTTACAGTCTACTTCTGCTTCCAGCTGGTCCTCAACAATGTCAGGTG ACCTGTGCAGTGCATCAGGGCCCAAACCCCTCAAACCCCAGAGATCCCTTCCAGGGACGCCTGTTTCTCTCACACACCATCCAATTGACCTGCGAACATCTATGGAGGAAAAGTACAAAGAGATTGCTGAG GAGCTGTTCACACGCAGCATGGCTGAGAGCGAGATGCGAAGCGCTCCTTATGAGTTCCCGGAGGACAGCCCCATTGAACAGCTGGAAGAGCGACGGCACCGCCTAGAGAGGCAAATCAGCCAAGACATTAA GCTTGAGCCAGAGATCTTGCTCCGCGCCAAACAGGACTTCATGAAAATCGACAGTGCGACAGACCTAGA GATAATGAAGGAGAAGAGTGTGGACTTCTTTGATGGTGCCTTTAAGGAGAGGGCATTGCCAATGGAGAGAGAGTACCAGCGGGTCTCAATATCTGGAGAGGAAAAGTGTGGG GTGCCCTTCACCGACCTGGTAGATGCTGCGAAGTGTGTGGTGAAGGCATTATTCATTCGGGAGAAGTATATAAATCGATCTATGCAGAGTTTTTGTAAGACCACAGCTCACGCCCTGCAGGAGCTTGGGATGAAGCCGCTGGATCTGAGAGTCTATGATGATATACCAGAGACCCCTGTAGATGCTG ATGCCCCTGTCCACCCACCTGTTTCAGAGACACACCCCTATGACAATCAAGACCCCAAAAATATGCCGGCAGACACGGGATATGGTTGCCAGATGGTGGATGGAGTGGTCCATGTCTACACCAAGAACAACAACATGGACAA AGGTTCAGAACTGGACCTGCCCTACCCTGACCTGAAGGAGTATATTGCAGACATGAACGTTATGATGGCGCTCATTATCAATGGGCCAGT GAAGTCTTTCTGCTACCGCCGCCTACAATACCTGAGCTCTAAATTCCAGATGCACATCCTCCTGAATGAGATGAAGGAGTTGGCAGCTCAGAAGAAAGTTCCACACAGAGACTTCTACAACATACGAAAG gtggacacacacatacatgcatcaTCCTGCATGAATCAGAAGCACCTGCTGCGATTCATCAAGAGAGCCATGAAGAAATACCCTGGGGAGATCGTTCACATTGAACGCGGCCGCGGTCAGACCCTCAAAGATGTGTTTGAGAGCATGAACCTCACAGCCTTTGACCTGAGCGTAGACACCCTCGACATGCATGCG gaCCGTAACACGTTCCATCGGTTTGACAAATTCAACGCCAAATACAACCCCATTGGAGAATCCATCCTCAGAGAGATCTTCATCAAGACCGACAACTACATTGAAGGAAAATACTTTGCACACATAATCAAG GAGGTGATGTTTGATCTGGAGGAAAGTAAGTACCAGAACTCTGAGCTGCGTCTGTCAATCTATGGTCGCTCACGAGACGAATGGGATAAGCTGGCTCAGTGGGCCGTGAAACATCGAGTGTACTCTGATAATGTGCGCTGGCTTATCCAGGTGCCCCGTCTTTT CGATGTGTACCACACAAAGAAGCAGCTGGCTAATTTCCAGGAGATGTTGGAGAATATCTTCATGCCTCTGTTTGAGGCCACAATCAACCCCCGCAGTCATCCAGAACTGCACCTCTTCCTGGAGCAT GTGGTGGGCTTCGACAGCGTGGACGATGAATCTAAACCTGAGCACCACATTTTCAATCTCGACAGCCCGCTGCCAGCCAACtggacagaagaaaacaacCCACCCTACTCCTACTACCTCTACTACACCTATGCCAACATGACTGTGCTCAACCACCTGCGAAG GCGGCGAGGCTTTCATTCGTTTGTGCTGCGACCTCACTGTGGGGAGGCTGGGCCGATCCACCACCTGGTGTCAGGTTTCATGTTATCAGAGAACATCTCCCATGGGCTGCTGCTCAGAAAG GCCCCGGTGTTGCAGTATCTTTACTACCTGGCTCAAATTGGCATCGCCATGTCACCACTAAGTAACAACAGCCTGTTCCTCAGTTACCATCGCAACCCGCTGCCGGAGTACCTGTCCAGAGGCCTCATGGTCTCCCTGTCCACTGATGATCCTCTTCAGTTCCACTTCACCAAG GAGCCTCTGATGGAGGAGTACAGCATTGCTACTCAGGTGTGGAAGCTAAGTTCCTGTGACATGTGTGAGCTGGCAAGAAACAGTGTCCTCATGAGTGGGTTTTCACACAAG GCCAAAAGCTATTGGCTGGGTCCCAATTATTCCAAGGAGGGTCCCGTGAGTAATGACATCCGTCGTACCAACGTCCCTGATATCCGCGTGGCATACCGCAGCGAGACGCTCTCTGAGGAGCTTCAACTCATCACTCATGCTGTGCGCACTGAAGAGCTGGACATTATCGATGAGGAGGACTCTCTGTCCATGGCCCCACTCCCGGGACAGCGCTGA